The following are from one region of the Lacinutrix sp. Bg11-31 genome:
- the guaA gene encoding glutamine-hydrolyzing GMP synthase, translating into MQHDKVLILDFGSQYTQLIARRVRELNIYSEIFPFNKIPKNLDEYKAVILSGSPMSVRSDDAFHPELKGIRGVKPMLAVCYGAQYLAHFSGGEVAESNTREYGRANLSFVEEDAFLKNISAGSQVWMSHSDTIKNLPTNGKLLASTHDVKNAAYKIEGEKTYAIQFHPEVYHSTDGKQLLENFLVDIANVNPDWTPNAFVGETVEALQNTIGNDKVVLGLSGGVDSSVAAMLLHKAIGENLYCIFVNNGLLRKNEYTDVLEQYKGMGLNVKGVDASARFLDALAGLSDPELKRKAIGNAFIEVFDQEANLIEDVTYLAQGTIYPDIIESVSATGGPSATIKSHHNVGGLPDFMKLKIVEPLKALFKDEVRRVGASMDMDPTLLGRHPFPGPGLAIRILGDITAEKVRILQEVDAVFINGLRDAGLYDKVWQAGAILLPVNSVGVMGDERTYEKCVALRAVESTDGMTADWVNLPYEFLQKTSNDIINKVKGVNRVVYDISSKPPATIEWE; encoded by the coding sequence ATGCAACACGACAAAGTACTTATTTTAGATTTCGGATCGCAATACACACAACTTATTGCGCGTAGAGTTAGAGAACTTAATATCTATTCAGAGATATTTCCATTCAACAAAATACCAAAAAACTTAGACGAGTATAAAGCGGTTATTCTATCAGGAAGCCCAATGTCTGTTCGTTCAGATGATGCTTTTCATCCAGAGTTAAAAGGCATTCGTGGTGTAAAACCAATGCTTGCTGTTTGTTATGGCGCTCAGTATTTAGCTCACTTTTCTGGAGGAGAAGTAGCAGAATCTAATACAAGAGAATACGGTCGTGCAAATTTAAGTTTTGTAGAAGAAGATGCGTTTCTTAAAAATATTTCTGCAGGAAGTCAAGTATGGATGAGCCATAGTGATACTATTAAAAACTTACCAACAAACGGAAAGTTATTGGCAAGTACTCACGATGTTAAAAATGCAGCATATAAAATTGAAGGCGAAAAAACATACGCTATCCAGTTTCACCCAGAAGTGTACCATTCTACAGACGGAAAACAATTACTAGAAAACTTTTTAGTAGACATCGCAAATGTAAATCCAGATTGGACACCAAATGCATTTGTTGGCGAAACAGTAGAAGCATTACAAAATACAATAGGAAACGATAAAGTAGTATTAGGTTTGTCTGGAGGCGTAGATTCTTCGGTAGCAGCCATGTTATTGCACAAAGCCATTGGCGAAAACCTATATTGTATTTTCGTAAATAACGGTTTATTACGTAAAAACGAATATACAGATGTGTTAGAGCAATACAAAGGTATGGGCTTAAACGTTAAAGGTGTAGATGCTTCGGCACGCTTTTTGGATGCACTAGCAGGACTGAGTGATCCAGAACTTAAACGCAAAGCAATAGGAAATGCTTTTATAGAGGTTTTTGATCAAGAAGCAAATTTAATAGAAGACGTAACATATCTTGCACAAGGCACAATCTATCCAGATATTATAGAAAGTGTAAGTGCAACAGGAGGACCAAGCGCAACAATAAAAAGTCATCATAATGTAGGTGGATTACCAGACTTTATGAAACTTAAAATTGTCGAGCCACTTAAAGCCTTATTTAAAGATGAGGTACGTAGAGTAGGAGCTTCAATGGATATGGATCCAACCTTATTAGGTCGTCATCCTTTTCCTGGGCCAGGTTTAGCTATTAGAATTCTTGGAGATATTACAGCAGAAAAAGTGCGTATTTTACAAGAAGTCGATGCTGTTTTTATTAACGGATTAAGAGACGCTGGTTTATACGATAAAGTATGGCAAGCAGGCGCAATTTTATTACCTGTAAACAGTGTTGGTGTTATGGGAGACGAGCGTACATACGAAAAATGTGTAGCACTTAGAGCAGTAGAAAGTACAGATGGTATGACGGCAGATTGGGTAAATTTACCTTACGAATTTTTGCAAAAAACCAGTAACGATATAATAAACAAAGTAAAAGGCGTTAATAGAGTAGTTTACGACATTAGT
- a CDS encoding aminotransferase class V-fold PLP-dependent enzyme — translation MHKIDLDLVEMTLDVMKHTIDRISKNDDKIGKPQKAEVLKALVGETVTPEGIGGETAFNLWKQHLMHANVKSDHPRHLAFVPAAPTRAAIMFDLVTSVSSIHGSYWMEGAGGIFCENEAMKWIVSLTGLPEGAFGVFTSGGTAANLSAIVTAREYWRSLNDKNKVEKGLIITSSGAHSSIKAMAKIVDVDVLLVETEDKLTAEDLEQTILGLTPHQRQRLFAVVATGGTTNAGIIDDLYGIGSICKAEKLWYHIDAAYGGGALVADSVRHLFNGIEKADSITIDPHKWMFAPYDCGAVLYKEPELAKKAHSQQGSYLDIFKDEGAHGFNPSDYQVQLTRRVRGLPLWFSLATHGTDRYKDAVEKGLELAITTGKIIEGLDHVELVREPSLSCVLYRRKGWTPDDYRDWTFANHEKGFALVTPTKWKNGDAFETVSRFCFINPDTKEKDVLAILESMR, via the coding sequence ATGCATAAAATAGATTTAGATTTAGTTGAAATGACATTAGATGTCATGAAACACACTATCGATCGTATCTCAAAAAACGATGATAAAATTGGAAAACCACAAAAAGCAGAAGTATTAAAAGCTTTGGTTGGCGAAACCGTAACACCAGAAGGTATAGGTGGCGAAACAGCATTTAATCTTTGGAAACAACATTTAATGCATGCTAATGTAAAGTCAGACCACCCACGACATTTAGCATTTGTACCAGCTGCTCCAACAAGAGCAGCGATTATGTTCGATTTGGTAACCTCTGTTTCAAGTATTCATGGTTCTTATTGGATGGAAGGAGCAGGAGGTATTTTTTGCGAAAACGAAGCCATGAAATGGATTGTCTCTTTAACAGGATTACCAGAAGGTGCTTTTGGAGTGTTTACAAGTGGTGGGACTGCAGCAAATTTATCTGCAATAGTTACAGCTCGCGAATATTGGCGAAGTTTAAACGATAAAAACAAAGTAGAGAAAGGTCTTATTATCACATCTTCTGGAGCACATTCTTCTATAAAAGCAATGGCAAAAATTGTGGATGTAGATGTGTTATTAGTAGAAACAGAAGATAAATTAACAGCTGAAGACTTAGAGCAAACTATTTTAGGTTTAACACCACACCAAAGACAACGTTTATTTGCAGTTGTAGCCACAGGAGGAACTACAAATGCTGGAATAATAGACGATTTATATGGTATTGGAAGTATTTGCAAAGCAGAAAAATTATGGTATCATATAGATGCTGCTTACGGAGGAGGAGCTTTAGTTGCAGACTCTGTAAGGCATTTATTTAATGGTATTGAAAAAGCAGATAGTATAACCATAGATCCACATAAATGGATGTTTGCACCTTACGATTGTGGAGCAGTACTATATAAAGAACCAGAATTAGCAAAAAAGGCACATTCGCAACAAGGCTCTTATTTAGATATTTTTAAAGATGAAGGAGCCCATGGTTTCAATCCATCAGACTATCAAGTGCAATTAACGCGTAGGGTTAGAGGGTTGCCGCTATGGTTTAGTTTGGCAACACATGGAACAGATAGATATAAGGACGCAGTAGAAAAAGGACTAGAATTAGCAATTACTACAGGTAAAATAATAGAAGGCTTAGACCATGTAGAATTGGTTAGAGAACCAAGTTTGTCTTGTGTTTTATACCGAAGAAAAGGATGGACGCCAGACGATTATAGAGATTGGACATTTGCCAACCACGAAAAAGGTTTTGCGCTAGTAACACCTACAAAATGGAAAAATGGCGATGCTTTTGAAACCGTTTCGCGTTTTTGTTTTATAAATCCAGACACTAAAGAAAAGGATGTTTTGGCTATTTTAGAGTCTATGAGATAG
- the bshC gene encoding bacillithiol biosynthesis cysteine-adding enzyme BshC has protein sequence MPSDCISFKDTGYFSQLICDYLAEAETLKPFYNRFPKLENFKAQIVEKSASFKQETRTVLVDILKKQYQNTEASQATLDNIIALQDSKTFTVTTGHQLNLFTGPLYFLHKIVSTINLAKKLKTTYPENNIVPIYWMASEDHDFDEINYFNFKGKKIQWNREASGVVGELNTDGLEAVFNTFSKELGVGKNADTLRELFKNAYLKHDNLADATKYIANKLFGDYGLVIVEANNKELKQLFIPHVEKELVEQISEQKVLETNAKIEALNFGIQVNPRAINLFYITKNIRERIVLENDTYKVLNTNISWSKSEVLKEVNDFSERFSPNVILRPLYQEVILPNLCYIGGGGELAYWFQLKSNFKAHNVVFPMLLLRNSVLIKTKQQADKLVKLNISNKDIFLKRESFINKKVRTISNIDIDFSEQIKHLKNQFKDLYELAKQTDDSFVGAVSAQERKQVSGLENLEKRLLTAQKRKLKDQVERMTDLQNQLFPNNSLQERNTNFSELYLEFGAELIPQLIKYLKPLEGQFSILEL, from the coding sequence ATGCCATCAGACTGTATTTCGTTTAAAGACACAGGATATTTTTCTCAACTTATTTGTGATTATTTAGCTGAAGCTGAAACGCTAAAGCCATTCTATAACCGTTTTCCTAAGTTAGAAAATTTTAAAGCTCAAATAGTAGAAAAAAGCGCTTCTTTTAAACAAGAAACGAGAACTGTTTTAGTTGATATTTTAAAAAAACAATATCAAAACACTGAAGCTTCTCAGGCGACTTTAGATAATATTATAGCGCTTCAAGACAGTAAAACATTTACAGTAACAACAGGACATCAACTAAATTTATTTACAGGTCCATTATACTTTTTGCATAAAATTGTATCCACAATAAATCTTGCAAAGAAATTAAAAACTACGTATCCAGAAAATAATATTGTACCAATCTATTGGATGGCTTCTGAAGATCATGATTTCGATGAAATAAACTATTTCAATTTTAAAGGAAAAAAAATACAATGGAATAGAGAAGCATCTGGAGTAGTTGGCGAACTTAATACCGATGGTTTAGAAGCTGTATTCAATACCTTTTCTAAAGAATTAGGCGTTGGTAAAAATGCCGATACACTTCGTGAATTATTTAAAAATGCTTATTTAAAGCATGATAATCTTGCAGATGCAACAAAATATATAGCAAACAAACTGTTTGGCGATTATGGTTTAGTAATTGTTGAAGCTAATAATAAAGAATTAAAGCAACTATTTATTCCACATGTAGAAAAGGAATTAGTAGAGCAAATTTCAGAACAAAAAGTTCTAGAAACAAATGCTAAAATTGAAGCTCTAAACTTCGGAATACAAGTTAATCCAAGAGCAATAAATCTTTTTTATATAACCAAAAATATAAGAGAACGTATTGTTTTAGAAAACGATACATACAAAGTTCTAAACACAAATATAAGCTGGAGTAAGAGTGAGGTGCTAAAAGAAGTCAATGACTTCTCAGAACGTTTTAGTCCTAATGTAATTTTAAGACCATTATATCAAGAAGTAATTTTGCCAAACCTGTGTTATATAGGTGGAGGCGGAGAGTTAGCATATTGGTTTCAATTAAAATCTAATTTTAAAGCTCATAACGTGGTGTTTCCTATGTTACTACTACGTAATTCGGTGTTAATTAAAACCAAGCAACAAGCCGATAAATTAGTAAAGCTAAACATCTCGAACAAAGACATTTTCTTAAAAAGAGAATCTTTCATAAATAAAAAAGTAAGAACGATTTCTAATATAGATATCGATTTTTCAGAGCAAATAAAGCATTTAAAAAATCAGTTTAAAGATTTATACGAATTGGCAAAACAAACCGACGATTCTTTTGTTGGCGCAGTGTCTGCTCAAGAAAGAAAGCAAGTTAGTGGTTTAGAAAATCTTGAAAAAAGATTGTTAACAGCTCAAAAAAGAAAACTAAAGGATCAGGTTGAGCGCATGACAGATCTTCAAAATCAATTATTTCCTAATAACAGTTTACAAGAACGAAACACAAATTTTAGTGAGTTGTACCTTGAGTTTGGGGCAGAATTAATACCGCAGTTAATTAAATACTTAAAGCCTTTAGAAGGACAATTTTCAATTCTTGAATTATAA